From the Lysobacter soyae genome, the window CAATGCACCTTGGAATTTGTCGCTTCCGCACCTGCGCACGCACATCCGGGTCGTTCCGCCGATGTCTTGCGCGACGGTAAGAAGATCGGTTGGGTTGGACAGTTGCATCCGCGTCTGCAAAAACAACTCGATGTGGATACCCCTGTGTTCGCGTTTGAGCTCGACGTGAATGCGTTGGTGCAACGCAAGGTGCCGCGTGCGGAGACCTTGTCGAAATTCCCGGCCGTGCGTCGCGACCTCGCGTTTGTCGTGGGCGAAGACGTCTCATGGGCGAAAATTTCCGAAGCCGTGCGTGCAGCCGCAGGCGAGTCGTTGAAGTCTTTGCTGTTGTTCGACCGCTATAGTGGGAAGGGCATCGAAGAGGGATCAAAAAGTCTCGCCATGGGCTTGATTCTTCAAGACAATTCGCGCACTCTGACTGATCAAGTTGCCAATGACGTGATGCAAGCCGTAACTGAACGGTTGTCTCATGACTTCGGCGCCGTGATCAGATCCTGAGGGGGGTAGAGATGGCACTAACCAAAGCGGAACTCGCCGACCACATCAATGAGCAGGTCGGGCTCAACAAGCGCGAGTCGAAAGAGTTTGTCGATTCGTTCTTTGATGCCGTGAGTGAAGCCTTGGCCGAGGGCCGTCAAGTGAAGTTGTCCGGTTTCGGCAATTTCGATCTGCGCCGCAAGAACCAACGCCCGGGTCGTAATCCGAAAACCGGCGAGGAAATTCCAATCAGCGCACGCACTGTAGTCACCTTCAAGCCCGGCCAAAAGCTGAAGGAAAGGGTGGAAGCACGTGCTTGATCCGGGCAGCAACAAAGAACTTCCGCCGATTCCGGCTAAGCGGTATTTCACCATCGGCGAGGTCAGCGAATTGTGCGACGTCAAGCCGCACGTCTTGCGCTATTGGGAAACGGAGTTTCCGTCACTGAAACCGGTGAAGCGTCGCGGCAATCGCCGTTACTACCAACGCACCGACGTGGTGATGGTGCGCCAGATCCGCGGTCTGCTGTACGAACAGGGCTACACCATCGGTGGCGCCCGTCTGCGAATTGACGGCGAGGCCAACAAAACCTCCGCTGTGGCCGCCGGCGGTAGCGACAGCTATTTCGCGATTCGTGCGGAGCTCGAGGCGATCCTCGATCTTTTGTCGCGTTAACCGCTATAATGAGCGTCCTTTTCGGGGTATAGCGCAGCCTGGTAGCGCACCAGTCTGGGGGACTGGTGGTCGTCGGTTCGAATCCGGCTACCCCGACCAAAATTCGATGGCAGCCTCTGTCAAGTTTGAAAAACCCTCGGAGAAATCCGGGGGTTTTGTTTTCGTGGCGATAAGGAATTTCCCGTATTCGCGTTCAACAGCCGAAAGGCAATGTCATCAGAGATCAAAGCGTAGGACTTCTCATCAATGCCTTTCTGGATGAGGTCCTTTTGATCACTATCAATGCGGTGCAAAGTACACAAGCATCGGTAGCTACTCCTGTGATGACCAATGCATTCACCTCGAGCGTGTCCAGCAATGCTTTGAGCGTGGTCAGAAAGAATGCGGATTGCTTGGGCTTCAAAGGCTGGACAGAACCGGGAAGTTGGCGTCTTCATGCACGGGACATACCTTTTTCCCCTCTGACATGGACCGCGGTTCTCACTCCGCCGATTTTGGTCAACGCGATTCCCGCATTCCGTGAATACGTCATATGCAGACGCGTCGTTTCAAGCGCTCGGTCAGTGAGACTTTCTTGAAGACGACTTCTTGCCGCCGCCATCCTGCTTGTTCACGGTTGCCCAAGCGATTCGTTCTGCGATTTTCTCGCTCTTTCCTGCGTCGCGCTCACTTTTTTCAATATGCGCAGCTTGGCGCTTCTGTTTATCCGTATAGCTTGATTTGTCTCCGCGTGGCATAACACGCTCCTGTGACACCGGATGCTTTCCGGTCAACCAAGCAGTAACACACCCGGAGTTGCGGTAACGTAAAAATCACATGGTCATAGACCGAGCGTCACGAGCATTTCGCGCGGAACGGTTCGTTCGACATTGACGCCGAATGCACGATGTGCGTCCACCACGTTGCGTAGTCGGTTCAGCGCATCTCGGCTGAGCATCCCGTCCAGATGCTGGGCATGGCCACGCGATATAAGGCCGAATAGGTGATCAAGTTCCGAAGTCATTCGTTCCTCAATGACAGCACGGGCGGAACTGTGGGTGGTGAAACCCTGGGAATTCAACATATCCACAGCCTCGGCTGCGATGGCGTTGGCACCCCTGAACCACTCTGTTCGACCGCCGGCGGCAATGGATAACGTCAATGGCATCGGGCAAGCATGATCGCGAAGCAGGCGATGCAATCGGGTTTCCAGCGCTTGTGCATCCTTTCGGGTCTCGGTCTCGACGAGTTGGCTGTGGTCAATATCAAATTCCTCGAACCAACGCGCATGAAAGGAAGACCAGCGTTTCAACGGATCATGCGTTAAACCGATTTTTAACAGGTCTTCCGGACCTGCCACCGCCAACACATACAGAAAGGCCCGGCTCATGATGCTTTCAGAACCACTTGCGCCGTGCACCTACCAATAGCACGCACGACGAAACCGCCAGCATCGTTCCAATGGTGATGAAGAAGCCTTTGTCCTCCGTCTCGAAAAACGAAGTTTGAAAATTCATTCCCATCGCGCCAACGACCACGGACATGAAGCCGAAAGTTCCGGCAGCAAATGAAATGAGTCGCAAACTTCTGTTGGTGCGAAGCGCAATGCGATTGGTCAGTACTTCCAACGTGCCGATCACGAGTTCACGGGTTCCTTCAACGGCATCTATTGCATTCTGGAATTGCTGCTCCAATGCATTGAAGAGACGGGAAACGGATTTGGATGCATCTGGCATGAAGTCGGGTCGGGAAAGACTCGAGAAAACGATTCGATGAGAAGCGAGCATCCTACGCAATCGTGCCGCCGTCTTGCGCATCGTTGCCAGTCGCACCGAATCCTCATCGTGCCTGTCTTCGAGGATGTCCGCTTCAATGCGGTCCAGCGCAGCTTCAAATACCGTCACAGCATCGAAATAGGATTCCAGCACCCAGTGAAGCAACGAACCCATGAAGGTTAACGAGCCGAGCTCACCCAAGCGCGAATGGCCATGCTCGCGATTTCTCAGGTCGTCGATGAAGGGCACAGGCTTATGGTGCCGGGTGAGAACGTAGCCAGGTCCGGCGAAGATATCGAGCAGGATGCCATCAAATTTCAGGTTGCCCGAATGTTGTGAGATGGCCACCCGACACCACGCGTAATCGCTATCAACTCCGACAGTGGGGTTACTGCCCGGTGACAGTGCGCTTTCGAAGGGTAGGTGCGGGATGTTGAGACGACTGCGGATATCGTCCAAAAAGCTGTCCGACATCACGTCGATCCAGAATAATTCGTCACGATTCTCACAGGGGAAAAGTTCATCAAGCGCAATACCATTGGCTTCGCCTTCTGCCGTGTACTTGGTAATACGCAGACCTTCGGTGGCCTGTGACTCCTCCGGCGTCTCTGTTTGAATAGAAGTGGCGTTCATATCGAAGAGCATGCAGATCGCGGAATGCATTTGATGTCGCGATCTGTCAGCCGTTAGTGC encodes:
- a CDS encoding integration host factor subunit alpha, with protein sequence MALTKAELADHINEQVGLNKRESKEFVDSFFDAVSEALAEGRQVKLSGFGNFDLRRKNQRPGRNPKTGEEIPISARTVVTFKPGQKLKERVEARA
- a CDS encoding MerR family transcriptional regulator, which gives rise to MLDPGSNKELPPIPAKRYFTIGEVSELCDVKPHVLRYWETEFPSLKPVKRRGNRRYYQRTDVVMVRQIRGLLYEQGYTIGGARLRIDGEANKTSAVAAGGSDSYFAIRAELEAILDLLSR
- a CDS encoding isochorismatase family protein, translating into MKPKQSAFFLTTLKALLDTLEVNALVITGVATDACVLCTALIVIKRTSSRKALMRSPTL
- a CDS encoding GIY-YIG nuclease family protein; this translates as MSRAFLYVLAVAGPEDLLKIGLTHDPLKRWSSFHARWFEEFDIDHSQLVETETRKDAQALETRLHRLLRDHACPMPLTLSIAAGGRTEWFRGANAIAAEAVDMLNSQGFTTHSSARAVIEERMTSELDHLFGLISRGHAQHLDGMLSRDALNRLRNVVDAHRAFGVNVERTVPREMLVTLGL
- a CDS encoding magnesium transporter CorA family protein, translated to MHSAICMLFDMNATSIQTETPEESQATEGLRITKYTAEGEANGIALDELFPCENRDELFWIDVMSDSFLDDIRSRLNIPHLPFESALSPGSNPTVGVDSDYAWCRVAISQHSGNLKFDGILLDIFAGPGYVLTRHHKPVPFIDDLRNREHGHSRLGELGSLTFMGSLLHWVLESYFDAVTVFEAALDRIEADILEDRHDEDSVRLATMRKTAARLRRMLASHRIVFSSLSRPDFMPDASKSVSRLFNALEQQFQNAIDAVEGTRELVIGTLEVLTNRIALRTNRSLRLISFAAGTFGFMSVVVGAMGMNFQTSFFETEDKGFFITIGTMLAVSSCVLLVGARRKWF